One window of Parambassis ranga chromosome 3, fParRan2.1, whole genome shotgun sequence genomic DNA carries:
- the foxf1 gene encoding forkhead box protein F1 — protein sequence MTAEVQQPPAQTPAQSSPMSAPEKPHGQTVVMETASSTTKTKKTNAGIRRPEKPPYSYIALIVMAIQSSPTKRLTLSEIYQFLQSRFPFFRGSYQGWKNSVRHNLSLNECFIKLPKGLGRPGKGHYWTIDPASEFMFEEGSFRRRPRGFRRKCQALKPMYSMMNGLGFNHIPESYNFQGSGGGLSCPPNSLSLDSGIGMMNGHLAGNMDGMGLSGHSMSHLSTNSGHSYMGSCTGSTGGDYPHHDNSASPLLTSGGVMEPHPVYSSSASAWAPAPSASLNNGASYIKQQPLSPCNPGANPLQPSLPTHSLDQSYLHQNGHSTTDLQGIPRYHSQSPSMCDRKEFVFSFNAMTSSAMHSPGSGSYYPHQQVSYQDIKPCVM from the exons ATGACGGCAGAGGTCCAACAACCCCCAGCGCAGACTCCTGCCCAGAGCAGCCCAATGTCTGCTCCGGAGAAGCCGCACGGACAGACGGTAGTAATGGAAACTGCGTCCTCCACTACGAAAACCAAAAAGACAAACGCAGGTATCAGACGGCCAGAAAAGCCCCCTTATTCATACATAGCCTTAATAGTTATGGCTATCCAGAGCTCTCCAACCAAGCGCCTGACGCTCAGCGAAATCTACCAATTCCTTCAGAGCCGCTTCCCGTTTTTCAGGGGCTCATATCAGGGATGGAAGAACTCCGTGCGTCACAACTTGTCCCTGAACGAGTGCTTCATTAAGCTGCCCAAAGGGCTTGGTCGGCCCGGGAAGGGCCACTACTGGACTATCGACCCGGCTAGTGAGTTTATGTTCGAGGAAGGCTCCTTCAGAAGGAGACCAAGGGGCTTTAGGCGCAAGTGCCAGGCGCTGAAACCCATGTACAGCATGATGAACGGCCTGGGATTCAACCACATCCCTGAGTCTTACAACTTCCAGGGGAGCGGCGGGGGCCTATCCTGTCCGCCCAACAGCTTGTCTCTGGACAGTGGAATTGGAATGATGAATGGACACTTGGCAGGTAACATGGATGGGATGGGTCTGTCCGGGCACTCCATGTCACACTTGTCGACCAACAGTGGACATTCCTACATGGGAAGTTGTACAGGATCCACTGGGGGTGATTATCCCCACCACGACAATTCCGCCTCCCCTCTGCTCACAAGCGGGGGAGTCATGGAGCCTCACCCTGTCTACTCGAGCTCAGCCTCGGCGTGGGCTCCAGCCCCCTCGGCCTCATTGAATAATGGGGCTTCCTACATCAAGCAGCAGCCTCTATCACCTTGCAATCCAGGAGCGAACCCGCTGCAGCCCAGCCTGCCCACGCATTCACTAGACCAGTCATATCTGCACCAGAACGGGCACAGTACCACAGATTTACAAG GTATTCCTCGGTACCATTCCCAGTCTCCCAGCATGTGTGACAGAAAAGAGTTCGTCTTCTCGTTCAACGCCATGACGTCCTCGGCCATGCACTCACCGGGCAGCGGCTCCTACTACCCCCACCAACAGGTCTCCTACCAGGACATCAAGCCCTGCGTGATGTGA
- the mthfsd gene encoding methenyltetrahydrofolate synthase domain-containing protein → MEPVIKINPGASKWDIRQKVWDYIEEKNLANFPRPVHNRIPNFKGASEACAKVPELQVFTQTAEVKVDPDKPLEGARLAVLQARKTLLVPTPRLRTGLFNKITPPQGANKEQLRICSSSQGVKDFSVPVGLDAKVKVDLVVVGSVAVSEKGFRIGKGEGYADMEYGMMASMEAVTESTVVVTVVHDCQVVDIPEELMGSHDLTVDYILTPTRLIKTNCLSPKPQGIIWTKLDTEKLEKIPILKKLRTLEEQAGKDVTLGVAPVAAEPGPQTVQSKRQTRRRPKQNMQQDAEGEPRQADQKAKQQPARVRKESRGEGRGGNEGEASTTTKGKSRGTMKEQGPHEGAGEPAQRNLPPSVTTVYLGGIPAGLRVSELKTALREREAAPLRLTWQGAQHRAFLDYSDPQAADQALEALQGLSLNGHNLQAELAKSQRGGKRSGQSSRRPRRPAAPKSKVDMKSEFTEQTEQ, encoded by the exons GGGCGTCGAAATGGGACATTCGTCAGAAGGTTTGGGACTACATAGAAGAAAAGAATCTGGCCAACTTTCCAAGGCCTGTTCACAACCGGATCCCAAATTTCAAG GGTGCTTCTGAGGCCTGCGCCAAGGTGCCGGAACTGCAGGTGTTCACCCAAACAGCTGAAGTGAAGGTGGATCCTGATAAACCTCTGGAGGGGGCCCGGCTGGCAGTGCTGCAG GCACGGAAAACATTATTGGTCCCAACCCCTCGTCTTCGTACCGGGCTTTTCAATAAGATTACTCCTCCCCAAGGGGCCAACAAAGAACAGCTGCGCATATGCTCGTCCTCTCAG GGTGTGAAAGACTTCAGTGTGCCTGTTGGCCTAGATGCGAAGGTGAAGGTTGATCTGGTGGTTGTTGGCTCTGTGGCAGTGTCAGAGAAAG GCTTTCGGATTGGAAAAGGAGAGGGCTATGCTGACATGGAATATGGCATGATGGCCTCTATGGAAGCTGTGACTGAGTCTACTGTGGTGGTTACTGTTGTCCATGACTGCCAG GTGGTGGACATTCCAGAAGAGCTCATGGGAAGTCATGACCTGACTGTAGATTATATCCTCACACCCACCCGACTTATTAAAACAAACTGCCTCTCACCCAAGCCACAAGGAATCATCTGGACTAAG CTGGACACGGAAAAGCTGGAGAAGATCCCCATCCTGAAAAAGCTGCGCACGCTCGAGGAGCAGGCTGGAAAAGATGTAACGCTGGGAGTAGCACCTGTTGCAGCAGAGCCTGGTCCTCAGACTGTTCAATCAAAAAGGCAAACCCGACGGAGGCCAAAGCAGAACATGCAGCAGGATGCTGAGGGAGAACCCAGACAGGCAGACCAGAAAGCCAAACAGCAGCCAGCTAGAGTGAGgaaagaaagcagaggagagggCAGGGGAGGCAATGAGGGAGAAGCTAGCACCACCACAAAGGGGAAAAGTAGAGGGACCATGAAGGAGCAGGGCCCACATGAAGGTGCAGGTGAACCGGCTCAGCGTAATCTCCCCCCGAGTGTGACTACAGTTTACTTGGGGGGAATCCCTGCTGGGCTGCGTGTTAGTGAGCTGAAgactgctctcagagagagggaggctgctCCACTGAGGCTCACCTGGCAGGGAGCTCAACACAGGGCTTTCCTGGACTACAGTGACCCTCAGGCTGCAGATCAGGCTCTCGAGGCACTGCAGGGTCTCTCTCTAAATGGTCACAATCTGCAAGCTGAACTGGCCAAGAGCCAGCGGGGTGGGAAGAGGTCTGGACAGTCCAGTAGGAGACCAAGACGGCCAGCTGCTCCAAAATCTAAAGTTGATATGAAGAGTGAATTCACAGAACAGACTGAGCagtaa